The Arachis ipaensis cultivar K30076 chromosome B03, Araip1.1, whole genome shotgun sequence region AAGAAactagaagagaagagaagcgaGTCAAAGTCTTCGTTCTGGGGATTCGGTAGAAGCAAGAGTCTCAACAACTGTGATAGAAAGAAGAAGTTGATGTGTTCTTTGAGTCCTCTAATGTTGCCACGAAGCAAGTCAACAGGATCAGCATCAGTTCCTGTTCCAAAGAGCAAGCAGCAATCCCAATCCAGATCAGTGATGATGAATATGTATCCTCCTcgatcatcgtcatcatcatatGCAAATAATGGTCATCGTGTTAGTCCTGTATTGAACGTTCCAACCCCTGTTTCTCTCTTTGGTTTGGCTTCTTTCTGGCGTCTCGGAAATGCTAATAAGCTTCGTAAGACTACCAAGAACTAATCAATCATCTTCTTTTTGCTTTAGCTTTTCGTTTATCGTTTTATCATAAATCAACTCTTAATCATGTACCTGTACATATATGTCTATAGCTTCTTCATATTATGTCAATGTGAAACGATGCTCTTTCAGTTCAACTAACCACTATTTTGCGATTAATTCACCAAATATATTGACCATTTTCTTACTTTATTCTAATTCTAATCTAATGCCGTGTACGGACCGCCCTAGATTTAGGGCATTAACATTTTAGAAACAAAACCAACTTTGGATACTCCAATAAAAAATTATGATTGTCTTTTTATTGGAGTAGTTGTCAAACAAAATAACGTGCCTGTGCCTTTCAAGTTTCAAGACAAACAACTAATTTTAGGGTCACATTAAACTTGTACTCTGtactaagaaaaatagaaaatagagccTTTTTATTAAGGGTACTATTCATTAGCGGAATTCTCGAAGCGATGATACAGACTTCTTGGATCAaatcaatttaatttaatttaatttaattagaataaaacCTGATTGATGCGCCCACAGCNNNNNNNNNNNNNNNNNNNtatagtagaagtctttaactgaAAATCGTATCAACTttattttagaaaaccaaaaatatttttttaatcttaagATCGAATACCCATACATACAAATTATTAACAACACTAATATATATTCACAAGAAAACTTATACAAATAATATGACAATAGTATATATATAACTTCTATTTATCTTTACAAGAGGTAATAATAAGGGTGAGAGAAcatctaataaaaattaa contains the following coding sequences:
- the LOC107630337 gene encoding uncharacterized protein LOC107630337; amino-acid sequence: MLSEIVAPRLSFSLDDSEEKDVPRKDTLLLDSNEDEFEFSRNNSIDYESSCCADEVFSNGVMITEKEKSSRSRKHMRYMKLPPLPSSPTSKNKKLEEKRSESKSSFWGFGRSKSLNNCDRKKKLMCSLSPLMLPRSKSTGSASVPVPKSKQQSQSRSVMMNMYPPRSSSSSYANNGHRVSPVLNVPTPVSLFGLASFWRLGNANKLRKTTKN